cctctccccagtgtgaactcgctggtgtatcagcaggtgggatgaccgactgaatcccttcccacactcgaagcaggtgaacggcctctccccagtgtgactgcgctgatgtctcagcaggtcggatgacagagtgaatctttttccacagtcagagcaggggaatggtctctccacagtgtgaactcgctgatgtgtcagcaggttggataactgagtgaatccctttccacattcAGAAcatgtgaacggtctctccccagtatgaactcgctggtgtatcagcaggtgggatgaccgagtgaatcctttcccacattcagagcagctgaacggcctctccccagtgtgaacttgctggtgtctcagcaggtggtatgacagagtgaatcccttcccacagtcgaagcaggtgaacggcctctccccagtgtgaagtcgctggtgtctcaggagatgctctttgcttttaaaactcttctcacagtcagaacatttaaaaggtctctccccagtgtgaacttgttggtgtgtcaggaggtgctgtttgcttttaaaactcttctcacagtcagaacatttaaaaggtctctcctcaatatgaactcgctggtgttgcagcaggtaggatgaccgagtgaatcccttcccacagtctgagcaggtgaatggcctctccccggtgtgaactcgctggtgtctcagcaggtgctgtttgcttttaaaactcttctcacagtcagaacatttaaaaggtctctccacagtgtgaactcgctggtgtatcagcaggttggatgatgtagtgtatcccattgtggatatctgaacggaatatatggaattaaggacagtaaagtaaacgggatatatgaaaatgtataagccatggaagaatagctgggagaatgtcagattgcaaatagtgcaacatcagcttagctaacagtctgtctcaaggtttcaagtcactaatcctgccaataatatataattgtaacatgaaatacatctgcagaattgcaaggtctcagtaaatagtcacaccattagattgaaacatttggaggcaatacttgagctttcaagaagaacatctcatatagattgactaatgagtgtctgagttagactgtcaatccatttgtattttgttatctgatttcaaaactgtataactgttaacgctttacgatgtaacttcacctatccgtagggagtgtgtacgctctatccagagagtatatcttctgtctgataggtcttactggccggtaataaagactgctttgttcaaagcacaagaggtattcgactcagtaattttactgaaccagattgaggtaaaagaattcagaaattaacatttggtgtcagaagtgggatctcaacggacgactgccgaaaacttgcgaattaagagccagactagccttggacgagacgaggggaaaatggccactggagtgagtatgatttcaatactgctccagtttcccccggtttcaaaagtctgaggaaagtttagccactcgctggttctcaggtagtgtctgaacgagatccaggacaatctggtgaatacctttcaaacttagaatagggatagagatagggaaattgtgcgatgacgcaaaccaagcggcgacttggaaagggaaagatagttagagctagatagggatagatgatcaatcatggatccaaaaaaaaattaataggaaagaaaagagactcttatgaatgtctgtttaaatgagaaatgcttctgtgacttttactgtaaaaaaaaaagccggggagttgtggtttgttttatctcaaacagaatgaaagtttgttttaacccttcgtagtgttgtcctgtatgtgggaagtttaagagtgtgaaccttattgaattacgtatattcggatgataagttgcggagccaggaaatgcccaaaggatagatttgttaaaaagagaaaaaattacatggtcccggtggtttaaaaaaaaagaaaaacttgttgaaaacaaacattcagagaaggcacagcaaaacaactgagatggattcaaaaggatcaattgagataacgaaaagcagtccacagcctacgtgccagacttctctctagttataaaaaaaaagtaacgtactaaataggtgctgaaagaaaaaaatgttctgagattttaaattatgaaaaatataaaatcactcctgtccaattggcagaaaaaaaaaactccattaaattagggctttcattgactgattgaatttaaactgcgcagtaacgtcaaaggatagggaaatttggagactaaaataaattaattgaggctcataagaaatcaaaattagaaaattaggctcacagggaataaaatggggatttaaatagaggataggtgttcaactcaggtacgacgtcgaccttgtatatcacttggcccgtctaggctctgattgaatttaaaaaaaaaaccccgcagcaactcggaaggtagggccgacgcgaacgcgcggccgagagagagaagggccgaagcgaacgcggtgacgtaaacgcgcagtgaagcgaacgcgcagtgacgtcaacgcgcagtgacgtagacgcgcagtgacgtaaacgcgcagtgacgccgacgcgtagtgacgcagaggcgcagcaacgcgaatcgcgaaagtcagtgctaatggcagtaagtctgtaagtcttaaggtgtttagagttttaagtttagtattaagatcgtgcggctatgcggaccgtgcggtgatgcgggtacgtgttagaagtctttgtctattttgtagatcgcgcggctatgcggaccgtgcggcgatgcgggtaaagtaaagttaaagtatcttaactcgcgcggcgacgcgagccacgggtcgacgcggattgcgcggcggcgTGAGCTGCGGGGCAACGCGGATTGCaaggcgacgtgaactgcggggcaacgtggtagtttagtattaagatcgtgcggcgacgcggaccgtgcggtgatgcgggtaagtgttagatttggagttagttaaagtccgtgttagttctgtaaagtctgtgtctatttgtaagtttgtttaaattgcacgacgacacgaacgcgtagcgacacagtaatacgaggggcagtgtgaaaatgggaaatcagttagataaaaccacggatgcggatagtccgctacaaaagttatgtgaggaattccctgaaagagctgaagactttagaaaattatcaggagccctgaacaaattattaggggatgaccagtggcctctaagtgacactagaagcgtagaggtaaaaaaaaaagcacagggattaatttggagaaggggacgaggaaaaggggataaaaaaaaatgtaattgcaacctggcgacattattgtcagaaattaaaagatgcatcacttctatcgagttggcaaacaaatgctattaaattaggacttgcattgacagagggaacacatgttaaaactgtagacgtctttaaaaaaaaagaatgaaggtgcgcacgagaaacttgctaagagatcctctgggacctctgagaaaggtattgatcaactacaagttaaaatggctggctttgtgttaaccgaggctgatgatgaaattgatgagtggccactgactcagcgcccaacggcgcctcccgcaccccctggcctcttgctccagtcctcttcccaacaccctccacctaacactccagtaaaaaagagttaggaacaaccacatatcaccaaagcaacaaacctaaactgactcctcatcctctgatagcgattcggatccccagtttacaagcaatacagccgaaaggaccagatctcacactcgaaagggcagaactatatcttaacatcacaaacagtcccgtaaatcttctagtcaacctaccagtccaagttgtgaaagacatagcaaacacccccgccgatcgagacgcagaactgtcaagcagtcagacagctctgaaacatcctccggcctggaaatgatttccaagatcccaaagtcccgacaccaattccctgtcagaccaatgccaaaccctgatgcacaacaagctgcagaccacctctctatagatgtctgtgatcttcaaacaactatttgattgctcacgctatccggacagatggaaagggcagttaaatattattggcagaaaaagaaaggggaggggggaggtgcgcccccaacccgggtcaagactgaatacgtgactagaaaggaagagccatctcgggaggaaggatcaatagaaccgcagtgttgcatacaggattggatggataagcaaggatacggttatactaaacaaccaaacggcccgagccctgctaataaacctccctattgtccccggcatggtatgggaagaggccgggactgggtaagaggaattgactgttttaattgtgggcaggaaggacattggaataaaaattgcccctaccgtcagcatggaaaaggaagaggaggaagaggaggggggcaaggggggagaggaagatcttacactaacttctcccagaacaacccctttggtcaattgtcccccgattgactacgcagcttgattgtgcagggatcctccccggacgacgaacccattctgaatgagtggcaaccctttttgatagatacgggagccttcatgtcttctgtacaatcaaagcttaaactccctgcttctactgaaacacaggaactttcaggattcctgggacaaatctcgacattcccagtgtcagaaccggttaaaatgggttaccaggaagaatcggtggaacatcgagttgttatcacaaccaatctggactgtaacttgatggctagagacctcctttgcaaattccagttgcatttggagtgtggagataacgggattattgtaaaacaggaaacccttaagcggcagtattataccactagaacccctcagtggtggtctctggacctgccgcaggcaccctgtcacgtgaccctagcatacgatcccagtggaaagaatcaggtcctgcagaacttttatcaggatcacgaaggggaagtgaagggaa
This is a stretch of genomic DNA from Pristiophorus japonicus isolate sPriJap1 unplaced genomic scaffold, sPriJap1.hap1 HAP1_SCAFFOLD_29, whole genome shotgun sequence. It encodes these proteins:
- the LOC139248261 gene encoding zinc finger protein 436-like yields the protein MGYTTSSNLLIHQRVHTVERPFKCSDCEKSFKSKQHLLRHQRVHTGERPFTCSDCGKGFTRSSYLLQHQRVHIEERPFKCSDCEKSFKSKQHLLTHQQVHTGERPFKCSDCEKSFKSKEHLLRHQRLHTGERPFTCFDCGKGFTLSYHLLRHQQVHTGERPFSCSECGKGFTRSSHLLIHQRVHTGERPFTCSECGKGFTQLSNLLTHQRVHTVERPFPCSDCGKRFTLSSDLLRHQRSHTGERPFTCFECGKGFSRSSHLLIHQRVHTGERPFTCSECGKGFTRSSHLLRHQRVHK